The Haloarcula sp. CBA1127 genomic interval CGACATCGACGTCGACCTCCCCTGAATGCCGAGGCTTGCGGATTTTGCGGACCGCGACGTGCTCACCCGCCAAGTGACCAGAGAGACCGACAGAGGGGGCGTAGAGGGAGTCCGCGCCCGTGCCGACCGCGGCCTTCGCTGGGCGGTCGGCGCGCTCGTCACCGACCCGGCGGACCGCCTGCTGTTCGTCTACGAGGACGACATCTGGAAGCTCCCGGGCGGCGGCGTCGAAACCGGCGAGACGCGCCAGGAGGCGGTGCGCCGCGAGGTCCGCGAGGAGACTGGTGTGCCTATCGCCGTCAATGAACTGGCTGCCGTCACTGAGGTCACAGTAACCGACGGCGACCGCGAGGCGACGTTCTTTTTCGGGACCTATCGCGGGACGGCAGATGCAACGGCGCTCGCGTCGGACCCCGGCCTCGACGGCGAATCGATAGAGACCGTCACGTGGCGGGACTCGGTGCCCGAAAACTGTCTGGACGAGTCGCTGGTGCGGCGGCTCAGGAGTTAGACGGTGTCGTCCTCGATTCCGGCGAGCCAGTTTTCAGCTCTGACGAAGGCGCTCTCGTCGCCGGTGATGTACGAACCCAGGTCCCGCGCCGCATGGACGAGGCGGTTCGCGTCCGCGGGGTCGACATCGCCGTCCAGCGCCTCGACCCGCTTTCGATGGTCGCGAATCCGCCCGGAGAGCTGTCGTGCGGTCGGTTCCGGATTGGCGTCCAGATACGTCCGCACGTCCCGCTGATAGCTGTCGACGGTGGCTGCCATCGCCAGGCCGTACGGCACGCGAAGGGCCGACGGGACCTCGTCGACGGCCGGACGGTCGCCGTCGTCAGCCCCACCGAGCAGTTCGTAGAAGTACCGCTCTGCCGGGTCGCCGCTGCGTAACTCCCGGGCGAGGTGTGCGCTAACGTGCTGGAGTTCGACCGCGGCGACGAACGTCGGGTCGAGCGGGCGAAGTTCGCCCGCGTCGATGAACCCTCGCTTGCGCGTGTACTCCCGGCAGCGCTCCGCTGCCGCGTCGGCGATTTCTCGGGTCGTATCCGCATCGATTCGGCTCCGCACCGGCGTCAGGTCAAGTGTGGCCGGTGAGTCAGTGTGTTCGGTGTGCTCGTCGATGCCGACACTGTGGATGCTGCCACAGTCCGGACAGGCAATGCTTCCCGTCTCGTAGTACCGCCACCGCGTGCCACAGTCCTGACACTCGCGCTCCCCGCGGACTTTCATACGTGATGCTGAGAGGCCAGCCCTCAAGATTGTTCCGTGAGGGCTGTCTACGCCAACGTATGCGCTCGGAAGACGAGATCCGTGAGCAGTACGAGTTCCTTGCTGAACAGTTAGACGACGAGGAGATGGACCACGAGCGGGTCCGAATGATGTTTACCCACTACAAGCGGGCACTTGGTTGGGCGCTTGAGGAGGAACACATCTAGGTTAGTTACAGCTTACATTCGCTTCTAATTCGATAACTAACATCTGCTGGACGGGGCCGGTACTTTTAAGTTATTCTGCCCCATTCGACCAAGTGACGCTTCGCTTGGAGGGCCGAAGCGTCAGCGGGGACCAATTCAGGGCGGCAAGCGGTCGCGTTTTTCGCGACCGCTTTCCACTTACTTCGCTGCAAACGACCTGCTACGAGTGATTTCTGTATATCCGGAAATTGACTACTAAACGATACGACGTACTCGATAGACCACTCTGTGTCTGTCGCGTTCTCGGGCCACTCCGGTTCGACTCCGATGTCGAGTTGCTGTCGCCGCCCTCCGGGCTCTCGCGCTCGGCGTTCACCACAAATTCCACCTGCGACGGTGACGCGAACGTGGCCTCTTGTCCCTGCGCTGAGCGTGATCTCGGGTCCTGCGTCCAGCGCATCGGCCATCGTTCTGAGCTATGCCGCGACGGCGCTGCGGTCGAGACCTTGCTCGCTTTCGAACAGGACTGTTTCTACTATCCTCTCTGTGTCCTCTAGTGACAAATAATACTGTTCCCATCAGTTTCCGAAGAATGATGATATACTGACTGTATTTACCATATGGACAAAACGATGACTGAGGGCCTAAATACAGAAAATTCGACACCCCGGACTACCGAAACCACATCATGTTCTCTGGGCCGATATATTTAACAGTATAGATACTAAATCATTACATAGGAAAATCGATGCACGACTTGACAGGATTCCAGCGTGACCTTCTCTACGTGATCGCTGGCAGGGAGGAGCCCCACGGGTTAGCTATCAAGGAGGAACTCGAAGCGTACTACGAGAAGGAGATCCATCACGGTCGCCTGTACCCGAACCTCGATACACTGGTCGACAAGGGACTGGTCGAGAAGGGCCAGCGCGACCGGCGGACCAACTTCTATACGCTCACGCGCCGCGGGCGTCGTGAGATAGACGCCCGCCGCGAGTGGGAAGACCAGTACGTCGACCTCTGAAGATGTCGCACCGCGGCTTGTGCCGAGGCCGTCGTATCGTCGGTAGCGGTGGGCCCGTCTTCGGTGACGGGAACGGGCAACGCTACGATGACGGCATTCGTCGCCGGAGACATACAACACCCTGTACGCCTGTAGCCCAGTCGACGGAGTCGTTCAGTGTCATGTGGTGTCAGGTTGGTTCACCATGGGTGACTCGTGGCACTCGACCACGAATCTGGCTCCGCCGCTCTCGCCCTCAGTGACAGAGATGTCCCATCCATGGGCCTGCACGATGTCTTTAGCGATAGCGAGGCCGAATCCTGTTCCCTCTTCGTTTGTCGTATATCCCTGTTCGAACACGGCATCACGCTCCTCGCTGGGGATGCCCGTTCCGGTGTCTTCAACATAGAAGCTTACTCCGTCAGGTACGGACCCGATCTTGACGGTCAGATCGGTCGATTCATTGTGTTCGACACTGTTCCGGAACAGGTTTTCAAACAGGGTCCGAAGTCGATTACGGTCACCGTTGAGTTGGAGTGTCGTTTCGACGACAAGGGTCGCCCCGTCAGTCTCGACGCTCTGCCAGGCATCGTAGGAGATCAGCTCAAGGTCTACCTTGTCGGTCTCAGTCACCGTTTCACCTGAGCGAGCCAACGTGAGCGAGCCGTCGATGATAGACTCCATACGCTCGAGTTGCTCCTGAATCGTCCCAACCGACGCGCTGTGATCGGCATCGACATCGCTCTCAAGTAGGCTCAGTCGTCCGCTCGCGACGTTCAGTGGATTCCGAAGGTCGTGCGCAACGATGCTCGCAAACTGGTCG includes:
- a CDS encoding NUDIX hydrolase produces the protein MPRLADFADRDVLTRQVTRETDRGGVEGVRARADRGLRWAVGALVTDPADRLLFVYEDDIWKLPGGGVETGETRQEAVRREVREETGVPIAVNELAAVTEVTVTDGDREATFFFGTYRGTADATALASDPGLDGESIETVTWRDSVPENCLDESLVRRLRS
- a CDS encoding PadR family transcriptional regulator; this translates as MHDLTGFQRDLLYVIAGREEPHGLAIKEELEAYYEKEIHHGRLYPNLDTLVDKGLVEKGQRDRRTNFYTLTRRGRREIDARREWEDQYVDL